A segment of the Lycium barbarum isolate Lr01 chromosome 7, ASM1917538v2, whole genome shotgun sequence genome:
AATGATTGTTGTTGCTGTAGGACATTCTGAGATTGCACAAGACTTTGCGCTTGCAAAAGTTGGGCCTGAACATGGTTTGTCGGCACTGATTGGTTAATTAGGCTGTGTCTTGGCTGCTGACTCATATCCGACAACTGTTGCTGCGACTGCATAATGGAGCCTCCTGGGCTCAATGTGGTAGCCGGTAACTTCTGGAGCTGGTCGAGCTGCTGACCTTGTTGGGTTGGCCTTTGGCTACCAAACTGCAAAGTGTTTTGTTGAGGAAGCTGAGGTGCTCCACCTCCTACATTCTGTAGAACAGAACCAGATAAAGAATGCAGGTAGTTTGGCTGCATTGGGTTGGCCAGAGAAGGGTTCTGTTGTTGCATGTTCATCCATTGGACTAAGCTCAGGCCTGGAAGACCTTGCGGGTCCTTCATCCCAAAGTCATCACCCAGCCATGGCATTGTCCGCTTAAACAGGCCATCCAGATCAGAACAATCGTCATCTGCAAGAAGTGACACATTTCACAGATCAGAAATCTAGGATTAGAATTTATAGCTGAATGATTTATTCAGGAGAAAGTAATATTCATAACAATCGCGTCTTTCATTTCTCCAGTGATATTGTTCGCCTTTTTAATAAGGTACCCTCGGAGTAACTGGTAAAATCACAGTTatccaactatatatatataaaaaaataaaaataaataaaaaaaataaaaaaaagaagaagaagaagaagccataTTCTAGGTGTAATTTGCTCACTACCTGGCATTCCAGGTAGCCTTGGCCGCTTGGACCTGAAGAATGGCGGAGTAGGACAGATGAAAAACGGTGCTGTTACTGGTTCAATCTCCCAAATTGAGACTCGGTTACGCCTCTCTCCAGCAGTTGACTCATCCCAACCAACCTAATCACAAGTTTGAAGGTGTCAGTACATCCTGTAATCAAAAGATAGAATAAAAGGTAATTTTTATTAGTTAGAAAGCTTTAGTTTCTATACCTGCAAGTTACGCCACTGTGAGTTCTTCCACCTCACTGCATCAAGATCACTGATGCCAGTAATTGTGCCCATATACCTTCTAGTTCCTGATTCTTCTGTCTCAAACATCATGCGGAATCGCATGCCAAGCGATACTTGACTGCTATACGTTGCTTTGTAATACTTGGCTAAAGGGATGACAAACTCCGAAGGACTTGCCCTGTTCATAATAGaggttttaaattttttaaattacAATAAGAGAAAATCatgccgagggtctttcggaaacagccgtcctaccttggtaggagtaaggtctgcgtacaccctaccctccccagaccccacgttgtgggatttcactgggttgttgttgttgttgtaataagaGAAAATCATCACAAGGATTGATAAGTTGCTACAGGAAATGCATAGGCATAATAAGAAAGTTAAAATTCACTGACCTTGGGTTATAAAACACAGTGAAAGGGCTGTTGTTTGCAGCTGCATGGGCTGCCGCTGCTAGGATACCTATATGCATGCTATCGCTTGATAACACCGATGACGATAAGTTGGTTGGCTGTCTGTTTGCCCGCCTAATCCCGAGTAGAAGCTGCTGCTTTTCATCCCTGTCGACATAGATTACAGATCGTCAAGGATGACCAAAgcatatgaatgataaaagaagagaatccAACAGGTGACTAGGTTCTTTTAAAGCCTCGTAGCCCTTTATAGATCTTACTTAGCACTCTATTTTAGTTGTCATTTTATACTTGCACAATTTCCTCAAATGCACAAAAAAGAgaacattgggtatgttgttgcacAAAAAAGAGAACATTCAAGGTGGCATGTCATTGCCAGTATCATTACCTAATAAACAAGACTGAGTCACCAGCGAAGAGCCTCTTCCCACTGACAAAGAGGCTCCACCCTGTGGTTAGCAAATGGCGTTTGGGTTGCCCTGGATCACCAGAGATAGGTAAGTCATAGGAAACAAGCCAAACTTTATCTAGCAACGCTTGGACAAGTAAATCCATATATGGCAGCTAAAAAAACTTACCGCGATAAATATGGCGGAAGGTCCACAAATTATCATGCAAGTCTCTAGCCACAAGTTCTTGAGCAGGTGGTTGCATTGTGTAATCCTGAGAATGAACAAGCAAGGTCTTATCACACAAAAGATAGAGAAACCACCAAAATGTATCAAATGAGAAAATCAATATGCTCTTACCAGAGGCGGGAATATTTTCTCTGCAGCACGTCGAGGGACTGAAAAACCTCCATGTGTGCTTGTATCACTGGCAGTCAAGGTCTTGCAAAAGAATTCTGTTTGCGGTTTATTTGCTTTCATAGACAAATCTGATCGCAACAATGCCTCCTTGTCAAACTGCAAACGACCGAAGGTTCACTAAATGAGCTTTAAATTCCACCTCAATATTCTATAATTCAGATCCTCCGTGGACAGAGGACCACCTCACACAACCCCTCTTTCCTCTTTTTCCGAATAAAGAAAAAAAGTCAAGAATAGGAAAAATCGCCTTATAATGTAGACACAGCAGAGGAAGAGACATACTGATGGAACCGGCTGCAGTGTCATTTGTGCATAAACTTCATCTGTTTCTGGATCCGCCTAACGACAAAAAATACAGTTATTATTGTTGAATAGCAAGGATTTCAAATGACCAGTTTATATCAAGGCAAGTGAAGTTTGAATTTACGTACATGCAGGGTAACATTGTGAAGGAGACAAACTAACTTTGATGGAAGGTTTGGGTAGTTTGGTATTTGGGCATCTACATGTTTCTTCATAGATGCTGCAACCTGAAAATAAGTGCAAGAGTAAAATAAATCAGACCATTGAATAACTCTGCATATAAGACTAATATTAACCACACAACCATACTAGATACACAACTTGAAAGTAATCAAAATTTGATTAAAAAGAAAAGGCACTTCACCATTGCTGCACTTCAGAAAGATTCAAAATGTTCCCACGTACCAAAAGAAATATTCAACATCTATTTAACAAAACTGCCATTGAAATACATGGAAGTAGTGGTACTAACTTTCCATTTCCTTCTCATTATCTTCCTAATTTCCTTCCTTTTCTCCTCCTCATGACATTTTTTTCAACATCAATGGTGTCGGTCCAACTTGCATGCATCTCACGTATTCAAACTTTACTATCAAATTGACTTGGGCATTCACCAGCGGTAAGCGTCTTCAATTTGattgttttttatttcttttttactttattttccgTTTTAGGATTGGTGGACATTGCGCGCATTCTATGTCATATGCATTTCGTAGAAATTTACAAGTTTGTGCTCTTTAGAACGTTCTTCTCTTGTGGTGATGTGTACTTGTTTCTGGTGATACTAACTCTGTCCGCCAAGTTTTAGACAAGTACTCCATCTTTTATGTATTTACTAGAATTTAACTCATGATTTTTGTCCGGCTTTATTGACCGTTAAGCCACACTTTGAGGTGCATTTTCTTCCTCATCATTAAGTTTTGCTAAAAGAATCTCAAAAAAATTCTCAACTTTTTTTTGGAGCAAAAGCCACCtaaaatctcattacttttaggTTAGCAAATTGAACCTTTCTTCACTTTAGTCCAGCCATAAAGGTTAACTTTTTAATTCCCTTTTTTTCCTCTTTAACAACCCCACTACCTGCTTGTTGATAACATCATAGTCAAAGATACTAAAGATGATGCTTCCCTATCTTTTCATCTTGTTCTTTTTCTAAAACCGTGTGGTAAAATACATATGTATGCACGTGCACATGTAAGCATATGCATAAGcaaacaaaacaaacaacaaatAACAAATTCTCAATAAGGACACATACTGACACAAGGTGCATGTTACACCAGAGATATTACCATGATAAATTGGGGGGAAAAAAAAAGATGTGATCCAAAAGTAAATAAATAACTCTTACTAGAACATGGACaagaaaagaaataaatacaGTGCATTCTACTATCAAAATCAACAAGTAACACCAATAATGTTACCCATACACATCTGCAACCTGACATAACTAGTAAGGTGAATTTTAATAATGTGCACCATATTGGCTCACGTTAGCAAATAGCAGCACACAAAGAGTATTTTTTTCCTGCACCTGATTATTTAACCGAGACATGTATGAAATCTAAATCTTATGAAATTTAATATTGACCTCTCATAATTTTTTAGAAaatgacaaaatggtcccttatctTTGGCAGTAGATTCAAAATAGTCCCATAAGTATCATTTGAGCAGTTTTGGTCCTTAAAGTTTGTCAAAAGTGGACACGTTTGGTCTCCATCAGATATTTACCAAACTTTAATTGTTCTATTTAATCGGAATTGTGAAAACGAAAAATACTTAATGAGAACTCACATTTGAAAATACATATTTTGTAGCTAATGTTATTTTTGGTCTATTTCAAAAGTCTTGTGCAATTTTTTAAGGTGCAATTTTTGTCTATTTTTTGTGTATGGTATAGTTTTTTGTGTTGCGGTTTCTGCAATTTTGAAGGAAATTTCTAGGggttttgatttaaaaaaaaaaaagttttcgcAGTTTCGATTAAATTTAACAATCAAAGTTGGGTAAATATTTGACGAACACCAAAAGTGCtcacttttggcaaacttaaagtaCCAAAACTGCTCAGTTGATACTTCAGAGACTATTTTTAAACCAACTAGAGACCATTATTCTCactttttttcataatttttacCCACTTCATTAACcgtgaaaaaattaaaaaaaaaattacctgtTCACTATGGCCTTGAGGAAAATAGACAACGTGTGTCCCAGCAGCCGGTAAGTTCACTAGAGGACCGGCGCAGGACTGCCATAGTTCTGGGTTTATACTCTTCTTCTCAactgcccaaaaaaaaaaaatcactatttAATTTATAACACTTGTTAATTAATAGTAcaactttattttttcaaaaacaaaaaaagaattcCAAAAAAATGGGTTTGAAGAAAGATGACCCTTTCTATTGCTAGATTGTAAAACTACGATATAAAGTAAAGATTTTTCTCACTTCCTCTTCAATTTATAACACTTGTTAATACACCTTATTTCCAAAAACTGAACTCCAAAAAAATGGGTTTGAAGAAAGATGACTTTCTATAATTGCAAGATTGAAAAACTGCTAAAAAAGTAAAGATTTTTCTCACTTTCTCaccaaaaatcttttttttttcccaagaAAAGATCCATTTGCTTTGCTTAGCAACTTTAACAAACGTGCaagtttttttcatttttctttccaaATGCCTTTCCGATCTCATTGAGTTAAAGCTCCCGTTTGGAATACCAATTTTTTACTTTTCTTCGACAAAAATTTACAAACATTATTTGTTCATTGAATTTGATCAATTTTTGATTGAAGAAAAATTTTCAAGTTTCATAAACTGGCTTGGGCCCTTTTTGGGTGATAAAATggatgtccaaacacaacttcaacaaCTTTGAAAAACTATTTTTAACTCAACttcaaaaacttttttttcaaccatatttatgtCCAAACACTAGCTaaaagtatagaaaatatgacaataaaagtaaaagtaaaaaaaataaaatcattgAACTTGCGTTCCGATGTCATTAAGTTAGAAACTCCCGTTTGGACATAATTGTTTTTTAGTTTTGTcagaaaaatttgaaaaacattaTTTGTTCATTGAACTTGATCagtctttgaaaaaaaaaaaatcacccaaACACAGACCTCTCAGAAAacttctaactttttttttttgttcttttaaaTGAATGTCCAAgcacaatttcaacttcaaaaaaCTATTTTTCAACGCAACTTCAAAAACTCTTATTCAACCAAATCTTTGTCCAAAAGCTAGCTAAAAGTAGtactcatataatataacaataaaactaaaaggaaaaggaaaaaatttCATCGGGATGGAAGAAAAGGAAAGTAAAGTAGAAATAGACAAAAGCCGAGAAAGAAAAATAGCTTTGTCTCTTTGATTTACCGATTCTTACAATGCATCTGTTTATTAGTACTAGAAAAAGTACAACACGTACTaaaaataatatatttctatatacataaatatagtgACAGACCTTCGGTAGTATTCCCGTTGGATGTAACCTGACCTCCGGCAGTATTCACCGGCGTTTTCATTTTCTCTATAAATCTTTTTTCCAGCTAAAAAAAGAGAGTATTAAGGGATATTTTTTTTGTCTGAGGCCTAGATGACTGTAGCACCCTTCCAGGAAGTTGGTTGTAGTCCTAGGTGCTCTTTAGGTTGTAAATTTTGTTTGTTACCAATAAAAAACAATCAGAGATACTTTTTGTACTGTGTATTATGCAAATATAAGAAAAGGAGAAGGGAGTGGTGGGTGGGCGGAGGGAAGAAGGGGTGTTATGTTTTCCGGCGAAAGGGTGGCCGGAAAACGAGGAAGAAAGAGGGAAGGGTGTTAGGGGAGACAAAGGAAGCGAAGGGGGAGACCAAATGCTGCTATTTTACTTTTAATTGCCCCCTCTTCCACCAGACACACACactatttttttctctttctataTCTATGTAAAGGAAGAGTACTCTAATTTGCTGTTTTCTTTTTTCTGCTCTGTCCTCTTTTTTCAGAAATggccttctctctctctctctgtcttGCTTATTCCTTCTTCTTCCTCTCTCTTTCTATGTCTCTCTTGCCCTTTGggtggataataaataaaatataccTTGGCTTTATATTCTGTGTCTGTGGCTATGGCCTAGCAAAGTTGACCATTGAAGTGAAACCTACAAAGTGTGTGTTTAATGTGTGTGattaatgagataatttataaCTATAAAGGTTTATAGGGATAGAGGGAGTagtacaacaacaatcaatatattCAGTATATTTTCATAATTGAATTTGGGAAGGAGGGTGTATGTGCAGTCTTACACCTATCTTTGTGAAGGTAAAGAGATTGAGACTCTCTACTCAAGTAAAACATATCAAAACAAGTATGGAAAGAAAGTACAATAATAAAGAATATGCTAAAAATAAAGACAAAGAGAACAGTAGCAACAACAAATATACAATAACTAAAGCAAAGAAACAAACATGTAAtaataaaattgaaaaataagtTAATAGGAGAGTAACACTAACAATACTAGTAAGGAAAGCTAGACAATATTCGATTACCTAATAACCTTATCCTAATTCTTGACATCCACATCCTCCTATTTAGTTTAATTATCATATTAAACTTTGTTTATACTTTATTATTCTTTTTTAACCTTGTTGTTGTGCTAGTGAGGAAAAAGGAATTTCTTATAAACTGTTCATATGATCAAATAATATGAAGGATCCCTGCAATTGtccttccttttaaaaaaaagagTTATTACATAGGCTAGGGGAAGGAAAAATGGGAGAGGAGATTATAGCATGAAATTTAAATTCTCACCAATAAGGTCAAAAGTGAACTTCTAGATTCCTACCCTGCAATTGTCCTTCCATTTTTAACTATAACTCTTTTTTCTTTATCTTCTTTCAATCTCAGATGAAAAGATTCTTTTTTATCCATTAAGTCTTACACATGGTTAGAAGCATAATTTAAATCAGAGATTACCTATTTGTATTATTGCGCACTCAAAAATTTTTAATGTAAGAAATAGAGTGTTGCTGGCTGCAATAATTATATACTAGCATTGGTCTTCAACGCTCAATTTTTACCCCCCATAATAAACATTGTGAAAAAGAGGAGAATAAAAATTTGGGAAATGCATGATCCCCTGAGATTGACCCTTCATGGACTGTAGACCATCACTTTCACAATTATCTTTTTAACCCTGTTGCCCTCATTAATGTGACAATCAATGACTATTGAgtagaagaaaaataaaaaggtgAATAAAACAATTAATTAGAGAATGTTATATCACAATTCACAAGAGAAACAATGTGGACTTCATTTCTTTAAATTTTCACTGAAAAAATCTGCTTGAAAATATTTTTTCAGAAAAACATTCAGTTCATGGATTCGTTGTATTAATGTTCTTTCTTGGCTTAATGCGTATGCAGCcccttaaatttttttttattattattttgacaaCTCAATTAAGTATTATTCCTATTAGACTCCTGAACTTGATCTCAAGTgtatctatcaaacacaatccgacttacataaTAACATATATGGTGAGTTTTATTTTCTTTAGCGTGAGCATTAATCGCATCCTACATgaaaaattcaaccaattaaaacCCCCCACgcattttaattatacacatcattaAAATATGTGTATAACCAACTTTTTTAAAGAACCAAGCGATTCAGCCAACTTGGAATTGAAGACCAGCCTTTTGAGATTGATTCTGAAGTTTTTTTGAGATTCTGGAATAACATAATAGGATCTGGTGTTGCTTAATAAGTTTGGTTTCTTATTTTTTAGTTTAtagttttcagttttagtttccaaTTTTAATTTCTTATTTTCCAGTTTTGTTATTTGATTGGTTTAAGTGGCGCTTCTTCACTTGTATAACACAGTAGCATACTTCTTCCTATCTAATGTGTATAATCAAAATGGGTGTGAtgttttaattggttgaatttttcACATAGTATGCGATTGACATTCACGCACAAGGCTAAAGAAAATGAAACTCATCATAGATGTTATTATGTAagttggattgtgtttgatagacacacttgaggccaagttcaggggttcaataggaataATACtcagttgaggtgccaaaatggaaaaaagagacaagtttagggggctgcATATGCCTTAAGCCTTCTTTCtttatgcaacaatttttttgggGACAATTGCTATGTTAAGTGTATAATCATAATAATAAGCCGGATTTTCTTGTATAATCTGACAAGATTGAATGAAAATTATGCAATAATTGTAATATTGTACATCCATGTCAAACATTCAAACTATAGGTAATGTAGAATAGTTGAATTTGAGTATCTATTAATATCTGAATTTATGATAGGTTATTTGCCTTTTCTGTAAAAAGGGTTCTAGCATTAGTTAATGTGGTCCTCTTTTTATCCAGATGCTACTTTGGCTCTTGTAATGGCAAAATAGAAGTTAATGAAGAATACTATCTATGCTTAAACTTTGCATATACTACTTTCTCAAAGCTTGTTCTTTTGGATTTGTCACTTTCAAGTATATTTATAGTGAGGTAATTCTTTTGGCTAATTTAGATTTACTAAAAAGCAACAAAAGAAAACGAAAGTTTTTctcataattaagtaaataaaactaTATCCAATTAGTATACCAAAAGGAAATTGAATGACGATGAAATATACATCCCCATACTATACTTGTGAGGTTCATGGAGAGCTTCATCTTACATTCCATTTCTAAACTAAATTGTACATAAACTTCATTATAATTAAGGAAGCACATTCCTATCAAATAGATGCTAATTTGATTCTCTCTACCTTCGCATATATTAATGAGAAATATTTATATGTTATCCAATATCATATTAATTAAATGGGTATCTCTCTCATTTCGATTTGTTAAGAGGAGGAGAATGTAACCACTCAACCTCTCATTTAAGTATTTGTGTTCCATTTTATGTGTAAGAGTTCATTTAAAAGTAAATATTaatgtttatgacttgttggGTTGGTTTGAATTGAGACACGAGGGGTTTAGAAGAGTTTTTGAACAATATGAAGTTAAAAGCAAATTCTAACTCCTGTGAGACCTCGAGCACTACAGCACAGAGGGGTTGGGCTGGTGAGCGGATAAGTCATGGAGTTGTCACGAGATGAGACTTTGTTGGGCCTCGCTATCGTGACCAACTAAGCTTTGGCAAAGACCAACAACAAGGTTTAACCCGATCATATTATTCTGTGAAGCCTCGAATGTTTTGAACACTAAAAGTCTAGTTATAAGGTGAACAAATGCAAATCTTTTGTGTGTTAGGAACTAAAATTAGCTGTTAATTGAACTAGTTCATCCGATGGTGAATATCATCATTAGAAATGTATGAAACTCCAAAAAGATAAGGAGGCAAGAATTGAAAGATTGAACCAAGTCTCTAGACTTGCCCCTAGGGCTTGCGCCATAGGTCCATTCTAGGTGGAATTTCATTTCTCATAAAATAGGATCAGATCGAATGTTAACATCTCAAAGCAAGTCAATCACAACGACTTGCCTCCGGACATGTGGTGGAGGCCTTCCATAGGCTGACCTAGTTTTGAAAGTTTAAAAGGGGCAAAGGGAGAGAGAAAACACATTGTGTCTTAGAGTTGGTTGAGAGCTTTCAGGGGGTTTCAATATAGGCACTTCACGACACTTCAAAGTGAGTAATCATGAAGTCTAGAGTAGATTTTCATCATTTAATTATGTCtctaacaaaaaaaattaaaatctttTAGATTTCCAAGAATCGACCTCAAGAACTCTCAAAGGGAAAACCTAGGGTATCTTCATGAAGGTAAACCTCAATTTTGCCTTTACATATGATTGAAGAATAAGTACAGGGAACATGTTTATGAGTCGATTTTATTATTTAATTCATAAATTAGATGAATCCTAGACGTAGGTGCTCTTGAGATTGAAAGAGATAATGCAGGAAATGAGTTTGGTTTAAAGGGTTTAAATTTGGCGAGTTTAACTATCATAAATGAACTTACAGAATGTTTATGAGTTACAATGAATATAAAAATCAAACCATATTGCTAAAATCCACCCACGTTGCAAATTGAATATTTGAAAGCTTCGTGTTTAGTGCGAAATTGATAAATTGAACTATTCGAGCTAGTATTGATTATATGACCACTATTATTTGTAGATGTCGGTTCGTTCAATAAACGTGATGTTGAAAGAGGAAATTGAGCAATAGATTTAAAGTAAGTTGAGGTTAACTTGTTAAGTGTGATTTTATATTAGGTCATGCATGTGATGCATTTGATTAAatgtctaatatatatatatatataggctaaGTACTTGTGGGAGAAAGCAAATGCTTCGTAATTCATGTTTGAAACTTAGTTGTCAAACCTGGGATGTTTTGAACACTAAAAGTCTAGTTATATGGTGAACAAATGCAAATCTCTTGTGTGTTACGAACTGAAACTAGCTATTGATTGAACTAGTTTACACTAAGGGTGGATTAGTATGTGAATATCATCATTAGAAATATATGGGAGTACACAAGAATAGTATGGAAGTCCAAAAGGATAAGGAGCCAAGAATTGAAATATTAGAACCAAGTCCCTAGACATGCCTAGGGCATGCGACATAGGTCAATTGCAAGTGGGACTTTGTTTTTCATAAAATAGAATTAAACAAAATGTTAACATCTCAAAGCAAGTCAATCACAATTAGTTGCCTCAAAACATGCAGTGGAAGCCTTCCATAGGCAAGTCAAGTTTTGACGGTTAAAAGAGGGAAAGAAAAGGTTTCAACCTAGGAAAAGTTCAAGACACTTCAAAGTGAGTAATTCATGATGTCTTGAGTAGATTTTATCATCATTTAATTTATGTCtctaacataaaaaaaaatggaaatctTTTATATTTTTAAGAATTGACCTCAAGAACCCTAAAAGGGAAAAACCTATGGTATCTTCAAGAAGGTAAACCTTATAATTCCACATTTATATGTGATTGAAGAATAAGTATACGGAACATTGTTATGAGTTAATTTCGTTATTTAATTCATAGGGTATTCTTGAGATTGAAAGAGATGATGAAGGAAATGGGTTTGGTTTAAAATGGTTAAATTTGGTGAGTTTAACTATGATAAATGAGCTTATGGAATATTTATCAGTTAGTACGGATATCAAAAATCAAACTACATTGTGAAAGTCCATCCACGTTGGGAAGTGAATTTCTAGAAGATTGGGATTTGATTCAAAATTGGTAAATTGAATTATTTGATTAAGTATTGACTATTTGATCATTATTATTTGTAGATGTCGGTTTGTTGAAAGAGAAAATTAAGCAATAGATTTGAAGTAAGTTAAGGTTAACTTgctaagttttattttaaattaaatcaTGCATGTGATTGTAACAACTCACAATTTCACAATACAAACACTAATATTAATATATATGTTTATGAAATTTTATTACAATAGAGCAGGAAACATCAAGATAAGTTGCAGGGAATTCAAAATAGGGAGATACATTAGAACTAGAAGTCTAGAAGGGGTTGAGGAGATAGAAGAAAAAAGATGAGAATATTCAGAATAAAAAATTAACTTCCTTATCCTTTCCTACCCATGTTCTCACACTTTTAAACATATCATGTAACTAACTCTTCTTTTGTTCACGTGATTATCCTGCTCCCCAAATGTAACTGTCCAACTTTTCTGGTGGAAGTACACTTCTCGAACTCCGACGCGACTTGCTAATGCGAAAATCACTCGTCGCATCCTCCTTGTCACCCATATGAGCAGATGCATCAATTGAGTTCACAACAGCCCTGCTCAAtattgagcttggaagaataCATTTGGTCTTGCTATAATATTAATAGGTATCCACGCACTGGCTGTCATAAATTAATAATCCTGCAAATTGATACCTTTTTTATTTCAGGTATAATTATTTACTCAATactttatttgatattattttaaaaaaatgtgtACTACATGAGTTGACATACACGTGCAATGCACGTGCCTAGAGACTGGTTTAATTAAATGACATATATAGGTTTTATGCTAAGTACTTGCGGGGGAAAGCAAGTGCGA
Coding sequences within it:
- the LOC132603328 gene encoding auxin response factor 19-like, encoding MKTPVNTAGGQVTSNGNTTEVEKKSINPELWQSCAGPLVNLPAAGTHVVYFPQGHSEQVAASMKKHVDAQIPNYPNLPSKLVCLLHNVTLHADPETDEVYAQMTLQPVPSFDKEALLRSDLSMKANKPQTEFFCKTLTASDTSTHGGFSVPRRAAEKIFPPLDYTMQPPAQELVARDLHDNLWTFRHIYRGQPKRHLLTTGWSLFVSGKRLFAGDSVLFIRDEKQQLLLGIRRANRQPTNLSSSVLSSDSMHIGILAAAAHAAANNSPFTVFYNPRASPSEFVIPLAKYYKATYSSQVSLGMRFRMMFETEESGTRRYMGTITGISDLDAVRWKNSQWRNLQVGWDESTAGERRNRVSIWEIEPVTAPFFICPTPPFFRSKRPRLPGMPDDDCSDLDGLFKRTMPWLGDDFGMKDPQGLPGLSLVQWMNMQQQNPSLANPMQPNYLHSLSGSVLQNVGGGAPQLPQQNTLQFGSQRPTQQGQQLDQLQKLPATTLSPGGSIMQSQQQLSDMSQQPRHSLINQSVPTNHVQAQLLQAQSLVQSQNVLQQQQSFQNQLQQRNLPQNLPQQQQIMNQTQQQNFMPSQPSDPLNQQLHFSDNQLQMQLLQKLHQQQQSLLAQQSLLQQPSQLGPIQDQQKQLLDVSHNFSRSLATSQMLDMAQTTSTSTSLSQPQAVQQQVTRNNSQSNLRFAQPNQHLKLQQQQSGILPELPGQVGQVLPPTTNQLSANCSSLLTGAAGGGQSGVTDDIPSCSTSPSTNNCQNAVQPIMNGRIHRGTAAADETTQSSLPLLSSSGLEAMSPNRNLVKELHQKSDVRPSLNISNSQNHGLLPPQTYLNTAVPQMDYLDSSSSATSVCFSQNDVQLQQTTNPMSFSSQPVVFRDSHDGEVQGDPRNNVAFGASMDNQLGIPMMPDSMITNSLMESRKDVSNNISSGGGMLSSYENPKDAQPELSSSMVSQSFVVPDMAFNSIDSTINEGSFMNRGAWAPTPQMPRMRTYTKVYKRGAVGRSIDIARYSGYEELKQDLARRFGIEGQLEDRQRIGWKLVYVDHENDVLLVGDDPWEEFVNCVRCIKILSPQEVQQMSLDGDFGNNVQNQACSSSDGGNV